The Hyalangium minutum DNA segment TGTTATCGCCGGATCCAGATCCACCAGCGTCACCGACTGCACCTCCGGGTAGCGCAGCACCTCGCGCGCCGCCAGCCCATCCCCGCCCCCGAGAATCAGCACCCGCTCCACCGAGCCCGCCCGCACCATCGCCGGGTGCACGAGCGACTCGTGGTAGCGGTACTCGTCCACGCTGGCGAACTGAAGGTTCCCGTTCAGGAACAGCGAGAAGCCCCGCTTGCCCCGCGTCACCACGATGCGCTGGTACGGCGACGTGGAGGAGTGCACCATCTCGTCCGCGTAGAACTGCTCCTCGGAGAACGTCGTCAGCCGATCCCCCAGCGCCAAGCCCACCAGCAGGAACAGCGACAGGGCCACCGCCTTCACCCGCAGCCGCGTGGGGTGCGCCAGCACCGGCCCCAACAGCCACGTGCTCCACAGCCCCACCAGCGCGTTGAGCAGCCCGAACACCAGCGAGGTGCGCACCAGCCCCAGCTTCGGTACGAAGAAGAGCGGGAAGCACACGCTCGCCACCAGCGCGCCCAGGTAGTCGAACGTCAGCACCTGGCTGACGAGGTCCTTGAACTTCACCTCGTCCTTCAGGATGCGCAGCAGCAGCGGAATCTCCAGCCCCACCAGCGTGCCAATCACCAGCACGCTGCCGTACAGCGCCACCCGGAACACGTCCGTCAGCGCGAACGTCATGAAGAGCAGGGGGGCGCAGAGGCCCCCCACCAGCGCCACGCCCAGCTCTATCTCCACGAAGCGCTGGGCCAGCCCCTTCTCGAGAAAGCGCGAGAGGTAGCTGCCAATCCCCATCGCGAAGAGGTAGCCGCCGATGACGGTGGAGAATTGAGTAATCGAGTCCCCCAGCAGATAGCTGGCGAGCGCTCCCACGATGAGCTCGTAGATGAGCCCACACGTGGCGATGACGAGGACGGTGACGAACAGCAGCGTCTTGTTCAAGTCTTCACTTCACTTCACGGCCCGCGGTCATCCGGAGATGGCCGCCGCGATGATGATGGCCAGACCGAGGATGAAGGAGCCGATGACGATGCCCAGAGCCGTGTTCTGGTCGACCTCGATCTCCTTGTGCACGTCGTAGGGAAGGATGAAGCGGATGACGTAGAAGCCCGCGACAAACACGGCCAGACCGATGAGCGAATAGATGACGCTTGCCAGAAGGCCCTGCCAGCTCACCACCACACCAAGTAGCAACATCACTTCCCTCCGTGGAATCCACCGGTCCAGAGGAACACGCCGTTAGGGCCTCGCCGCACCTCATCCGGCACGCGACCCCGCTCTTCCGTCGTGAAGGGCTCCCAACCTGAGAAGGCCATGGCCGCGTACAGCAGCACCACGAGCCCGCCGAAGTATTTCATCTCCTTCTCCCCTCCCTCATGAACTCGATGACGACAAGTTGCTCTCCGCCCACCGCGTGGACTCGAAGCTCGAAGAGCGGATGAACGCGAACAGCGGCCCAATCAGCAACATGACCAACGCACAGAAGAACCACGAGCCACGCGGCGTGTCGCTGGTGAGCTGCACCCGGAACGAGCGGCCCGCGCCCCCAGGCGACGCCGTGCTCCCGAAGGCCGCCGTCGTCCGCAGCACGTATGTGCCCGGATCCACCGAGGACAGATACTCCGAGCCACTCGTGTCGCCCTCGGTCCACGAGCCGTCCGAGTCCGAGCCGTAGTAGTAGCTGATCTCCTGGTAGAAGCTCGTCACCTCGCCGGTGTCCTGGTTCACCAAGTCTCCCTGGATACCAATCCAGTCGTTGCTCACCGGGGCGGACACGTCCGCCTTCACGTTGCCGCGCTTGTGGACCTGGAAGGGCTCGCTGAAGTGGATGGCGCTGGGCTGGCCGGACATCGCGTCCGGCGGCAGCGTCACCGTCATGTCCAACACGCCCTCGTTGGCCGCCAGGACGTTGAGGAACAGGTAGACAGCGATGAGCGCCGTGGCCCAGATGGCCGACCACTTCCACGTGGGCGCGGACTTGTGCGGGTTGGGCTGGCTGGGCGCCACGCCCTGGGGCGGCGGCAGCGGCTCCTTGAGCTTGAAGGCCTCTTGGATGACCGAGGGCGCCAGATACTCGCCGTGGGTGTACGTGACTTCGTTGCTCGTGGCGTCCTCGTTCACCGAGTACGGCGGCGCCACGTACTCGACGGCCTGCGCCATCTCGCCCGAGCGCACCTCCCAGTAGAACTCGCCGAGCACCGTCTCCGTGACGGCCGTCACCGACTGGAAGGCCTTGTAGCGCCGGCCCTCGTAGTGCGCGGCCACGCCCGGCACCAGGGACACGTCACCCGCGTCGATGGGCTTGAGGTACACCCAGTGCCCGTTCGACTGCATCAGCCAGGTGAAGCCGCGCGCCTTGTGGAAGAGCAGGTACTCCTCCCACGGGTAGCGCGTGCCATCCACTGTGCACGAGCGCACCACGAAGCCGATGCAGATCCACTCCGTCCCATCCAGCTGGCCCTTGGTGCCCAGCGGAATCAGGGGCGCGTGCTCCGGCTTCTCCAGCAGCTGGAGGAAGGCCAGCTTGCCCTGGCTGGCGTCCAGCAGCGCGCCGCAGAAGGGGCACGCCACGCGCTTCGTCTGATCCGGCGCTCGCAGCTCCAGCGCGCCGTTGCACTGAGGGCACCGCGCCTGCTGCAGCGAGACCTTCTTCGTCCGGGGACGCAGCTGGTCCGACGGGATGCCGAGCTGCTCCAGCTTCAGCCGCTGGCCGAGGAATACCTCTGGATCCTGCCCGCGCGGGCCGAAGTCCAGCGACGCGAACATGCCCTTGGGGCCCGTCGCATCCACATAATAGTGGTCCTCGGTAGGGTCCACGTCGCTGGGCAGTTGGCCCGCGGCGGCCGTGATGCGCGCGTGCCCGCGCTCCTCCACCACGAAGGGGCGGTTGCGCAGGTTCAGGCGCTGGCCGGGGTAGGCGTCGTCCAGCTTGATGCCCTCCTCCAGGCCCGCATCGAACATGAGGTGGAAGGCGCCCTCGGACTCGCTGAGCCAGCCGCTGCGGCCGTCGTCGAACTCCACGTACCACTCGTCCCACGGGCCCGCGCCGTGGTCCTTCTGGAGGTGGCCCACCAGCCGGTAGCCCGTCTTGCCGTAGCGGCCCTCGAGCCCCAGCCGCAGCGGCGAGTCCGTGTCCACGATGGCGGCGATCCTCCCGTGCGCCTCGAGGTTCACGCCCTTCTTGGCCACCACCGTCTGGCAGTAGCTGCAGACGACGACCTGCGCCGTGCCCGCGGTAAACTCGACCGGAGCGCCACACGAGGGGCATTGCCCTTGCGTCACGCCTTCACCCCCCTCGGCAGCTCACGTACCTCGCAACCCCGCGCGCCCAGGTGACGGGCCACCAACGCCTCGAAGTCCGGGCGCGGGCGGACGCGGCAGCTGTACAGGTTGAGTGCCGCAAAGCCGTGCTCGGGGAAGGTGTGAATGGTCAGGTGGCTCTCGGACAGCAGCGCCAGCCCGGTGACGCCTCCCGGCTCCGGGAACACGTGCCACTGCGGCTGGCCCACCACCTTGAGCTCCAGGAGGACGATGAGTTCCTCGAAGAGCCCGGCGAGGGCAGCCCGGTCCTTGAGCCTCTCCGGCGTGCAGCCGCTGGCATCCACCAGCCATTCCTGTCCCGTGGTCAGCGTGGAATCCTCCCCAGACTGACCACTTTCTATCACGAGCCTTGTCCTCTGGGGCGACGGCTTCGAGCCAGGGGTGGGTTGGCGCGTGTGGGTCCCCTCCCGGTACGCTGCGGGGGTCATGCCGCCCCCGGATCGCCGCCCCGAGTTCCCTGCCTCTCCCCTCCCCCCTCCCGAGCCCGCGGCCACCCCGGCCCCGGGTTCTGGAGCCATCGACCGGATGGTGCGCTCGCTGCGCGGCCTGCCTCCGGCGCAGCCCTGGTGGGGCACCGGGTGCGCGGGCCAGGCGGGCTGGTTCCGGGCGGAGTCGGCGCCCACCACCGAGGCCACCCCCCGCTTCCAGCAGCTCTACGCACGGGCGCGCCTGGGCGAGGCCGTGCTGCCGGGCGACGCGACGCGCCACCTGTATCTGCTGGTGAAGGGACTGCTCGGGGACGAGATGTTCGGCTACCTGGAGCCCAACCAGGTCCAGCTGGAGCGGCGCGGGCTGGAGACGCGCGCGGTGCAGGTGGATACCGAGGGCTCGCTCGCGGACAACATCGAGGTGGTGCGTCACGCGCTGGAGGACGCGGCCTTCTTCGGGCGCTCGGTGGTGCTGGTGGGCCACAGCAAAGGCGCGGTGGAGAGCGTGTCCACGCTGGCGCTCTACCCGGAGTTGCGGAAGCACGTACGCGCGGTGGTGGCCATGCAGGCGCCGTACGGAGGCTCGCCCATCGCGCACGATCTGACGACCTCGCCCGAGCTGCGCCGCATGCTGGACATCGCCTTTCCGCTGTTCTTCTACGGGGTGTCCCGCTCGGTGGATGACCTGGCCTACCCGGCCCGCATGGAGTTCGTGCGGCGCCACCCGTACGCTGGCGAGGTCCCCACCGTGTCGCTGGCCACCTCACGCTACTCGCGGCGCTCGCTGCTGTGGCCCGTGGCCCGCTACATGTTCGAGCGCTACCAGCTGCCCAATGACGGGTTGGTGGCTCAGGTGGATGCGGAGATCCCCGGCTCGCGGCTGGTGCGCCTGAACGACATGGACCACGCCGAGGCCGCGCTCGTGGGATTGCCGGGCTTCGCCAACCACCACCCGGGCAACATCACCGAGGCCCTGATAGCGCTCGCGCTGGAGTCCTGAGCGGAGCCATGGCTAGGATGTGCGCGCTATGCGCACTCGAATCCTGACCACTGGACTGTTGCTGCTCGCTCTCACCGCTTGCACCAAGGACAAGGAGAAGGAAGCCACTCCGGCCAAGCCGCCCGAGGCCGCCGCCGTCAAGCCTCCGGAGCCCCCCGCCGCCAAGCCTCCGGAGCCTTCTGCCGCCGCCAAGCCTCCCGAGGCCACTCCGGCGGCCACGCCTCCCGCCCCCGAGGCCGCGAAGACGGCCTGGCAGAAGGCCGCGCTGGAGGGCAAGGACCTCTACGCCACGCTCGACACGAGCGAAGGCACTATCATCGTGAAGCTCTTCGCCAAGGACGCACCGAAGACGGTGGCCAACTTCGTGGGCCTGGCCGCGGGTGAGAAGGAGTGGAAGGACCCCTCCACGCTGCAGCCGACGACGAAGCCGCTGTACGACGGGACGGTCTTCCACCGCGTCATCCCCAACTTCATGATTCAGGGCGGCGATCCGCTGGGCCAGGGCGTCGGCGGCCCCGGCTACAGCTTCGAGGACGAGTTCCAGGGCGGCCGCACGTTCAGCAAGCCCGGCATCCTGGCCATGGCCAACCGCGGCCCGAACACCAACGGCAGCCAGTTCTTCATCACCGTGGCCAACACCGAGTGGCTCAACAACCGCCACACCATCTTCGGCGAGGTGGTGAAGGGCTATGACGTGGTGGAGAAGATCGCCAAGGTGCCGACGGCGGGCGCCAACAAGCCGCTGACGCCCGTGGTCATCAAGAAGGTCACCATCAGCGACAAGCAGCCGTAGTCGCGCCATGCGAGGAGTCTCCACCCGCCTGGGCGAGCTGGACTGCAAGGTCATCGACGGCCTGCCTCCGGGGAGCCCCCCGGAGCTGGCCGTCATCCTGTGCCACGGCTACGGCGCCCCTGCCACGGACCTGGTGCCCGTGGCGGCGGAGCTGATGACGCTGCGTCCCGAGCTGGCGCAGCGCACGCGCTTCGTGCTGCCCGGGGCGCCGCTGCCCTTGATGGAGCTGGGCATGCCCTCCAGCCGGGCCTGGTTCCCCATCCCCCTGGAGCTCTTCACGGGGCAGTTCGACTGGGACAAGTACTCGCGCGAGGAGCCCGAGGGACTCCGGGCTGCGCGCCGCGCGATGATGAGCACCGTCTCCGCGGTGGCGGCGGCGACGAACCTCCCCTACGGCCGCATCGTGTTGGGAGGTTTCAGCCAGGGCGGCATGGTGGCGACGGATGTCGCGCTGCGGCTGGAGGAGCCTCCCGCGGGCCTGTGCATCCTCTCAGGCACGCTCATCGTCCGGGACGAGTGGAAGGCCCGAGCGGAGGCTCGCAAGGGGCTGCCCGTCTTCCAGGGCCACGGCCGGTACGATGATCTCCTCCCCATCCAGACCGCCGAGCGCCTGCGCGACCTCCTGACAGAGGCCGGCCTGGACGTGGAGTTCCTACCTTTTGATGGGCCCCACACCCTCATGCCCGAGGAGCTCGAGCGGATGGCGGACTTCCTCATGAAGCGGCTGGAGGCCCGATGAGGAGGTGCGCGCCGTGTACCACGCACGGGATTTAACCGTGTCCACCCGGGGGCGAGGGTTCCACGACATCACCTCCGAGGTGCAGCGCGCCATTCAGGACAGCGGCGTGCGCCAGGGCCTGTGCACGGTGTTCCTGCACCACACCAGCGCCTCGCTCATCCTCTGCGAGAACGCGGACCCGGACGTGCGCCGGGACCTCGAGGCCTTCTTCGCCCGGCTCGTGAAGGATGGGGACTCCCTGTTCCAGCACGACGCCGAGGGCCCGGACGACATGCCGGCGCATGTGCGCACCGTGCTGACGCAGAACTCGCTGTCCATCCCCATCCAGAATGGAGCGGCGGACCTGGGCACGTGGCAGGGCCTCTACGTGTGGGAGCACCGGACCTCGCCGCACCGGCGCCGCGTCACCGTCTCCGTGCTGGGCTGACTCCGGCGACGTCCGACGGGCAGCTCAGGGACGGAGGTACTTCGCCGGCAGCAG contains these protein-coding regions:
- a CDS encoding lipase-like protein, which codes for MPPPDRRPEFPASPLPPPEPAATPAPGSGAIDRMVRSLRGLPPAQPWWGTGCAGQAGWFRAESAPTTEATPRFQQLYARARLGEAVLPGDATRHLYLLVKGLLGDEMFGYLEPNQVQLERRGLETRAVQVDTEGSLADNIEVVRHALEDAAFFGRSVVLVGHSKGAVESVSTLALYPELRKHVRAVVAMQAPYGGSPIAHDLTTSPELRRMLDIAFPLFFYGVSRSVDDLAYPARMEFVRRHPYAGEVPTVSLATSRYSRRSLLWPVARYMFERYQLPNDGLVAQVDAEIPGSRLVRLNDMDHAEAALVGLPGFANHHPGNITEALIALALES
- the speD gene encoding adenosylmethionine decarboxylase, with product MIESGQSGEDSTLTTGQEWLVDASGCTPERLKDRAALAGLFEELIVLLELKVVGQPQWHVFPEPGGVTGLALLSESHLTIHTFPEHGFAALNLYSCRVRPRPDFEALVARHLGARGCEVRELPRGVKA
- a CDS encoding DUF4178 domain-containing protein, giving the protein MTQGQCPSCGAPVEFTAGTAQVVVCSYCQTVVAKKGVNLEAHGRIAAIVDTDSPLRLGLEGRYGKTGYRLVGHLQKDHGAGPWDEWYVEFDDGRSGWLSESEGAFHLMFDAGLEEGIKLDDAYPGQRLNLRNRPFVVEERGHARITAAAGQLPSDVDPTEDHYYVDATGPKGMFASLDFGPRGQDPEVFLGQRLKLEQLGIPSDQLRPRTKKVSLQQARCPQCNGALELRAPDQTKRVACPFCGALLDASQGKLAFLQLLEKPEHAPLIPLGTKGQLDGTEWICIGFVVRSCTVDGTRYPWEEYLLFHKARGFTWLMQSNGHWVYLKPIDAGDVSLVPGVAAHYEGRRYKAFQSVTAVTETVLGEFYWEVRSGEMAQAVEYVAPPYSVNEDATSNEVTYTHGEYLAPSVIQEAFKLKEPLPPPQGVAPSQPNPHKSAPTWKWSAIWATALIAVYLFLNVLAANEGVLDMTVTLPPDAMSGQPSAIHFSEPFQVHKRGNVKADVSAPVSNDWIGIQGDLVNQDTGEVTSFYQEISYYYGSDSDGSWTEGDTSGSEYLSSVDPGTYVLRTTAAFGSTASPGGAGRSFRVQLTSDTPRGSWFFCALVMLLIGPLFAFIRSSSFESTRWAESNLSSSSS
- a CDS encoding peptidylprolyl isomerase; protein product: MRTRILTTGLLLLALTACTKDKEKEATPAKPPEAAAVKPPEPPAAKPPEPSAAAKPPEATPAATPPAPEAAKTAWQKAALEGKDLYATLDTSEGTIIVKLFAKDAPKTVANFVGLAAGEKEWKDPSTLQPTTKPLYDGTVFHRVIPNFMIQGGDPLGQGVGGPGYSFEDEFQGGRTFSKPGILAMANRGPNTNGSQFFITVANTEWLNNRHTIFGEVVKGYDVVEKIAKVPTAGANKPLTPVVIKKVTISDKQP
- a CDS encoding secondary thiamine-phosphate synthase enzyme YjbQ, translating into MYHARDLTVSTRGRGFHDITSEVQRAIQDSGVRQGLCTVFLHHTSASLILCENADPDVRRDLEAFFARLVKDGDSLFQHDAEGPDDMPAHVRTVLTQNSLSIPIQNGAADLGTWQGLYVWEHRTSPHRRRVTVSVLG
- a CDS encoding alpha/beta hydrolase; the protein is MRGVSTRLGELDCKVIDGLPPGSPPELAVILCHGYGAPATDLVPVAAELMTLRPELAQRTRFVLPGAPLPLMELGMPSSRAWFPIPLELFTGQFDWDKYSREEPEGLRAARRAMMSTVSAVAAATNLPYGRIVLGGFSQGGMVATDVALRLEEPPAGLCILSGTLIVRDEWKARAEARKGLPVFQGHGRYDDLLPIQTAERLRDLLTEAGLDVEFLPFDGPHTLMPEELERMADFLMKRLEAR
- a CDS encoding polyamine aminopropyltransferase, yielding MNKTLLFVTVLVIATCGLIYELIVGALASYLLGDSITQFSTVIGGYLFAMGIGSYLSRFLEKGLAQRFVEIELGVALVGGLCAPLLFMTFALTDVFRVALYGSVLVIGTLVGLEIPLLLRILKDEVKFKDLVSQVLTFDYLGALVASVCFPLFFVPKLGLVRTSLVFGLLNALVGLWSTWLLGPVLAHPTRLRVKAVALSLFLLVGLALGDRLTTFSEEQFYADEMVHSSTSPYQRIVVTRGKRGFSLFLNGNLQFASVDEYRYHESLVHPAMVRAGSVERVLILGGGDGLAAREVLRYPEVQSVTLVDLDPAITGLATKYEELVKLNHHSMTHPKMKVINTDAMNFLAEGEGLYDVVIVDFPDPNNFALGKLYTTGFYKLLKKRLAKDGVAVIQSTSPLFARRSYWCVDTTLKAAGFWTEPYHALVPSFGEWGYVLVAHEPVPRRRALPEGLSFLDDRTLESLTQFAPDMGPLPVEVNRLNNQVLVHYYEEEWRRWN
- a CDS encoding DUF350 domain-containing protein, with amino-acid sequence MLLLGVVVSWQGLLASVIYSLIGLAVFVAGFYVIRFILPYDVHKEIEVDQNTALGIVIGSFILGLAIIIAAAISG